In a genomic window of Candidatus Zixiibacteriota bacterium:
- a CDS encoding helix-turn-helix transcriptional regulator: protein MVKVALKKEAILILLAKRNRSQNWLAYRLGISSGYVSQLLNGKRMPSPDMRDRIMKYFEHLSFDELFEIQK from the coding sequence ATGGTTAAAGTGGCCCTGAAAAAAGAAGCGATCCTGATTCTACTGGCCAAGAGAAATAGATCTCAGAATTGGTTAGCTTATCGGCTCGGCATATCAAGCGGCTATGTATCGCAGCTATTGAATGGTAAACGTATGCCGTCACCTGATATGCGGGATAGAATCATGAAATATTTTGAACACCTGTCGTTTGATGAGCTATTTGAGATTCAAAAATGA
- a CDS encoding helix-turn-helix transcriptional regulator, which translates to MKTLGTYLKKARLKAGLSLREVEEKADVSNAYISMIESGHRVDPHPKILRKLAKAYGLEMQEVMDHAGYLSMEADNKSEEDEVEEWYRRAIADPEFSFGRRSKDKIDYPAKKMVAMMYKRLKEKG; encoded by the coding sequence TTGAAAACGCTGGGTACATATTTAAAAAAAGCTAGGCTGAAAGCTGGACTTTCACTTCGAGAAGTTGAAGAGAAGGCAGATGTTTCAAATGCATATATATCAATGATCGAAAGCGGTCACAGGGTGGACCCGCATCCAAAAATTTTACGAAAGCTTGCAAAAGCTTACGGCCTGGAAATGCAAGAGGTCATGGATCATGCCGGTTACCTCAGTATGGAGGCCGATAACAAAAGTGAAGAAGACGAAGTTGAAGAATGGTACCGAAGGGCAATCGCTGATCCTGAGTTTTCATTCGGGCGTCGTTCAAAAGACAAGATCGACTATCCCGCAAAAAAAATGGTAGCCATGATGTATAAGCGTCTAAAGGAAAAGGGGTAA